Proteins encoded together in one Carya illinoinensis cultivar Pawnee chromosome 3, C.illinoinensisPawnee_v1, whole genome shotgun sequence window:
- the LOC122304099 gene encoding ketol-acid reductoisomerase, chloroplastic, which translates to MAAATSSFSLALSEPSSLSSSKTLKPVSKTFSLGFATSVSKGLGALRAKAPGFVGASALGAKMVSMPAIKPLTSLDFETKVFKKEKVNLAGHDEYIVKGGRDLFPLLPDAFKGIKQIGVIGWGSQGPAQAQNLRDSLAEVKSDIVVKIGLRKGSRSFAEARSAGFTEENGTLGDIWETVSGSDLVLLLISDSAQADNYEKVFSHMKPNSILGLSHGFLLGHLQSMGLDFPKDMSVIAVCPKGMGPSVRRLYVQGKEINGAGINSSFGVHQDVDGRATDVALGWSVALGSPFTFATTLEQEYKSDIFGERGILLGAVHGIVESLFRRYTENGMSEDLAYKNTVECITGIISKTISTKGMLAVYNSLSEEAKREFETAYSASYYPCMDILYECYEDVASGSEIRSVVLAGRRFYEKDGLPAFPMGKIDQTRMWKVGERVRSARPAGDLGPLYPFTAGVYVALMMAQIEILRKKGHSYSEIINESVIESVDSLNPFMHARGVSFMVDNCSTTARLGSRKWAPRFDYIVTQQALVAVDNGTPINHDLISNFLSDPVHGAIEVCAQLRPTVDISVPPDADFVRPELRQSSN; encoded by the exons ATGGCGGCGGCTACCTCTTCATTCTCTCTGGCTCTTTCTGAGCCTTCATCATTGTCGTCTTCTAAAACCCTTAAACCCGTCTCTAAAACCTTCAGTCTAGGTTTCGCGACGTCGGTTTCGAAGGGCCTGGGGGCTCTCAGAGCTAAAGCCCCTGGTTTTGTCGGCGCGTCTGCTCTCGGTGCCAAAATGGTTTCGATGCCAGCCATAAAGCCCCTGACCTCGCTTGATTTCGAGACCAAGGTCTTTAAGAAGGAGAAGGTCAACCTCGCTGGTCACGACGAG TATATTGTGAAAGGAGGGAGGGATTTATTCCCTTTGCTGCCGGATGCGTTCAAGGGGATTAAGCAGATTGGTGTTATTGGCTGGGGTTCCCAG GGACCCGCTCAAGCCCAGAATTTAAGAGATTCTCTTGCCGAAGTGAAATCTGATATCGTGGTCAAG ATTGGACTTAGGAAAGGTTCCCGTTCCTTTGCTGAAGCTCGCTCAGCTGGTTTCACTGAAGAGAATGGCACTCTAGGTGATATATGGGAAACTGTCTCAGGCAGTGATCTTGTGTTGCTATTGATATCTGACTCTGCACAG gctgataattatgaaaaagtaTTCTCCCACATGAAGCCAAACAGTATACTTGGGCTTTCCCATGGTTTTCTTCTTGGCCATTTGCAGTCAATGGGACTGGATTTCCCCAAAGACATGAGTGTGATTGCTGTGTGTCCCAAGGGAATGGGTCCTTCTGTAAGGAGACTTTATGTCCAAGGCAAAGAGATAAATGGTGCGGGGATTAATTCCAGTTTTGGAGTCCACCAG GATGTTGATGGTAGAGCCACAGATGTTGCCCTAGGATGGTCAGTTGCTCTTGGCTCTCCTTTCACATTTGCCACAACACTAGAGCAGGAGTATAAGAGTGACATATTTGGGGAACGTG GCATTTTACTTGGTGCTGTTCATGGAATTGTGGAGTCCTTGTTTAGAAGGTATACAGAAAATGGAATGAGTGAAGATCTGGCATACAAGAATACTGTTGAGTGCATCACAGGGATAATATCAAAGACCATCTCAACCAAG GGCATGTTGGCTGTGTACAATTCCTTGTCAGAAGAGGCCAAAAGGGAATTTGAGACTGCATATAGTGCATCATATTATCCCTGCATGGACATCCTGTATGAATGCTATGAAGATGTGGCCAGTGGTAGTGAGATCCGCAGTGTTGTCTTGGCTGGGCGTCGcttttat GAGAAGGATGGTCTACCAGCTTTCCCAATGGGTAAAATTGATCAGACCCGGATGTGGAAGGTTGGTGAACGTGTCCGATCAGCTCGGCCGGCAGGAGACCTTGGCCCATTATATCCTTTCACTGCTGGTGTTTATGTGGCATTAATGATGGCACAG ATTGAGATATTGAGGAAGAAAGGACACTCATACTCCGAGATCATTAACGAAAGTGTGATTGAGTCGGTTGATTCCTTGAACCCCTTTATGCATGCACGTGGAGTTTCCTTTATGGTTGATAATTGTTCAACAACAGCGCGATTGGGATCAAGAAAATGGGCTCCACGTTTTGATTACATCGTCACTCAACAGGCTTTGGTTGCAGTGGACAATGGTACACCCATAAACCACGATCTCATCAGCAACTTCCTGTCAGACCCAGTGCATGGAGCCATTGAAGTATGCGCCCAACTGAGACCTACAGTAGACATTTCAGTGCCCCCAGATGCAGACTTTGTCCGACCAGAATTGCGCCAATCTAGCAATTAA